The sequence below is a genomic window from Lolium perenne isolate Kyuss_39 chromosome 4, Kyuss_2.0, whole genome shotgun sequence.
CTGATAATTGCGTCGTCGCGTTCCTATGCGTGTCGATCGCCACCCACCGTGCTCTAGTGGTGACTGTGAGGCCCCGCCCTCATCCACATCAATCGTGGTGATCTCATCGTCCTCTTCTTAGCCATTTTTACACTTCTCCGTTGTTATTTCGCCCGGTGGTGATGCTTCAAGGAACTGTCTTAACTTATGGAAATAGGAAAGGGGCATTTGGTTCATCAAAATTCGGGAATGGCACTAGATGATTGGTGTATTTGAATGCTGACAATTAATGATTATCGAATCGCCGAAGAAGTGGAGTGCTGAAAACAATCACTAAGAGATCAAACAATAAGGGGATTCATGTGGGAGATAAGAAATTCTTAGTCAATACATGAATATAAAATATTATTAAAACCCAAGAAAAAATATTTTTACGAAGAGTTCTTGATTTACATCTAAACTTCTACTGAAATTTTCATATTCCATTGGTGCATGAGTTTATAAAAAGTGGTCTTTGATTTATCACTTTGTTATGCAAGTATTGCATCACTACATCCAAGGGCCATCAATTTTTCCTAATGGTCATCCATTAGTGTTTTTTAATAGCCAAGGTAAGATCAAGTCAGGGTCATGTAGACGTACCTTTCTATCACGTGCATGGTGATCTTCTAAAAAAAGGCGTATAAGTTATTTGTAGAATCTATCTATACCAATAGGCAATCATGTTAGGAAGCAAGTTTTTCTTTAGATAAACACTACTTTTATCTTAGAAGAAACATAATAAATTAATGATATTTTCTCTCTTGCGTAGTTTGTAGTTCAGGCATACTTGTTGCGCAAGATCCTTGCTCTTTCTCTAGAATGTATGTAAAAACTGAACTATTAAACCATACCTAGAGCTAACTGTGGATGATCAGACAAGGGATGCCCTTTCCCCCTCGCTCTCCTTTCCTTAATATTCATCATGGAGTCATAAAAGTCATCAACTAATCTAGAGGGGCTTAGCATGGTCGCTCTATACTAGTGGCGCTTCTAAAGGTAAAGTTGTTGTCTTTGGCGGCTAACAAATTAATAGAGTGATAAAAGATATGatgatttttattttattttaaatcGTGTAAAGATTATTTAGATTTGAGTTCCGGAGCAAGCTATGTTTCTTTGCTAGGCCGGAAATATTTTTTGATGTCTAATAATGAAGAAAATAACTGTAACTCTCCAAGGTAAGAAACAAATATAGTGAGATAAAGACAATCCTCGGCAATATCATCATGACTTTCGAAATCATGTGCGGTGAAAATTTCAAGACAAATACAAAGGAACACATTATTTATCAAAATCAAAATTGTTTCTTCAGCCATTAGGGGAAAACATTCGTTTTAAATGGTTACTTAATGGTCATTTGATAGCATTTAAATTCAAAACTAGATAAATCTTAGTGTCATGTATATCTTAGATTTGGAAATTATCAAATGCACATATATTGAACTATTCTAAACATTAGTCAAAAATCAAGAATTTTCTCtgaatactacctccgtttcaaggaataaggcgcacgcgtattccaagacaaactttgaccataaaaattgagcaacaaaatcttgattatattatatgtaattagtaccattggattcgtattgaaaagaactttttaatggtactaatttcatacaaacaattttGATCTATTTGAagaaattcttggtcaaacaaaaaactcGTAAAATGAGGACACCTTAtttcttgaaacggaggtagtatattcTTTCATTTGGTGCTAGGGTGTTTTATATTGCATGTAGCTCATTAATTCACTAGATCTCATAGTTTCATTTAAAGTGCATATCTGTGACACGCAATTTTGGAAAACATATGCAATCGCCAATGAAGTGGGATCTCCTCAATTGTTTATATTAATGTGCCTTCTATTTTAGAATGGGAGGTTCTGTCGATCAAAATAGACAATCATTATTCTCACCGAGTACGTCAATGTTATGTGTGTTTAGAGTTGGGCACAAGGAATAAGTGTGAGCTACGTAACATGTCAATGCTACTTACTTAATTCTTCTTGAAATTGATGAAGGTTTAATTAGGAGGGACGTGAGCAAATTAAAATGCATCAGAAAATTTTCATTTTGGTTAGAGTTGAAAAGGCTAACAGTGTACATGTGAGGGAGTAAGTCAAATGGATGACCAGAGAGATAAATGTCGTACTACTACTGCGTAAatcaagtactccctccgtctcagtttactagtcttcCCCGTATCCCTAGGTTGCcaatttaacctatataatttactttatataatgcaaaaattatatcattagaaaatagaacatctaaactttctgatgatataatttttataacatataattaatgctaacttgatcaaatttgcgaTCTAGGGGTACGCGcacgcctaataaactgtgagagagggagtatCTAAGATAGTGGAGTATATATAAATTCAAGCTAAACTGGAGTGGAGCAGGCAGATCAAAAGTGCACCAAAGATGAAACCTTCATGCAGTTTCAGCAGGTATGCACACTTTCATGGTGGCAGTCAATGGTTGGCTTCAAACGTCTTGATATGTAAAGTTGCTTCCTCGAAACCGACGAAGCTACCCAAAGTTAAAGACggcaaaagaaacataagaacagATTCTCTGAGCACGACTAAGGACATTGCTAGCCACCCCTGCGCTAGCTACCAATGGTGGGGACATGGCATGATTACACTGGCAGGAGAAAGGCTTTGAATGGAGATTAGTGCTTGGAAACCTAGGAGCCTTCACCATTTCTGAGAGGAGATCAGGACCATGCATGGAGATGTGGGTCACCAATACTACCACTGATCATGATCACTGTTACTAGCTAGCAAGCGGCTGCTTAGATATATCAGAATAATGCATCTGTGTGTGTGATGATCTCTCAAAAGAGGAGAAATGGAACTAGTTAGAGCTTCCATGGACAATGGACCTACTCATGCTTCGTTCTTTTGCCTTAATTAGCTAAAATAAAGGAATACATTTGCATTTGCAATCATTGTGTGGCTAGCTAGCTATATGTGAATGCCGCCACTCTAAGATTCTGGAAAGCGCTCTTGCATGTTTTTCCATATCAACCTAGGTGGCTTTGTGTTCAGTGCTTCATTGCAATGCTATGTTTGTTCCAGGTATGAAAGTATACAAGTGTCTACGTGCAAGACTATAGTATATAGGAATATGGTTAACAGAGGAGAGCtcggttacaaaccctagtaattAATATGTTTCAGCAAAGGGTATAGACATATTATGCATGTACCTATAAGAAAAATCGAGTACCATGATCAAGGCTAGATTTTAGAAATGGGCACATAAGCAAAATTTCTAGCGAACGGGTGCAAATTAGAAGCTAGCAGTGCCAATCACTACCTAATTTATTCACCATAATGGATCAACGTATTTGATACAATCAAATGATGAAGGCTACGGACCTATGGTATAAACGTCATTCAAGCATGCATGCATTATGGACTACCAAACTTTGATCCATATACACAGAAACACATATAATGAGTGGGCATAGAGATATTTCAAGCAAGTTACTTATGAATATGAAAATTGCACCAATATACACACACCAGACTCGATCTCTTTGCGCGTCTACCAATATTCTAGCTCATAtagatatatatataagtgtataATCTTCAACCATGGACACATTAATTGCACCAAGCTACTAAATTATAACCTAGTGATTAGTGTGCATTACAATGATACCGGAGGAGAGATCGAAGAATATAGAAAATCCAGCACTTGGACGATAATACCATGGAAGAACCCTAATTAAGACTCGGTACAAGAACAACATGCATGGAGAGACATAAGACTCGAGagcaaaataaaactaatttTGATCGATCAGCAATGATCTTGAACCACCACAGCTCCGTCGTTCCTTAGCTCTTCCTCGATCGATCGGAAGCCATGACTAAAATTAAGCTTCAATTCAGGGCTTGTATATAGGGCTACCTTTTGCAGGGAGATCGAGTCCACCATGCGTGCAAGTCGTGGCCATGGCGTCGATCACATTATGTTCCCTGACGAGGATGAGTTGAAACCGGGAAGATCGGCCCAGCTTCCACCACCGGCGCCGCCTGGAGCAATGGCGCCACCGTTCTGACTTCCTTCACTGTCGTTgcctcctgcgccattgttgccaCCTCCCCAGAACTGGAGGTTGCCCGGGAGACCCAGGAACTCCCTGGCCGAGGCAGCGCTGGCCATGGCGTGGTTCGACGGCTGGTTATCCTCCATCTTCACCGAGGCGAGCTGCGTGATCAGCCCGGACGACCCCGGCACCTGCTTGGAACCGCCCCCGCCAAGCATCTGTCCGGTGACGGCAAagccgtcggcggcggcggcagcgtcgaACGGGTAAATGCCAGCcatttgctgctgctgctgcatgcCGTCGGCGCGGCCAAAGAATGGGAACTGCTGCATCTGCGGCATCCGCCACTGCTCCATCCCCAAAGCTGCGGCCGCGGCACCCCCGCCGCCGAGCTGGTAGTCCACTGGATCCAGTGAGCTCAGCCCGGGAAACCCTAGCCTCGACGCTCCAGTGCCGTAGtgatcgccgccgccgctgcccatCGGGTGCAGCGAGGCAAAGAATGGCATCTGTGCCTGGGCGTGCCCAGCCTGAGGCGGCATTATTGCCGCGGCGCCGCTGTTTCCGCCGCCTGTTGTGGTGGAAGAGGTGGACGACGAGGTCCCGCCGGTGGTGGCGCCGGAGGCCGACGCGGCGGAAGACGAGGACTTTGAGGACTTGCGCTTGTTGCGGCGGCATCCGCCGCCTACGGGGACGCTGCGGAGCGCGCCGCCGCGGGTCCAGTAGCGGCGGCAGGTCTTGCAGAAGTGGCGGGGCTGCGTGAGGGAGTAGTTGTTGAAGTAGCAGAACTTGGTATTGGTGGACTCGCAGCGAGGGCACTTGAGCCCCGGCTCCGGCTGCGGGATCTTCGCCATCCGTGCCCGGTCCGTCATCGATCCCGGCCGCGGCGCCGTGCCTCCGCTGGTCGGACCGCTGCCGCCTCCACCACCTCCGCCGTTCACGGCAACCGCGCCTCCTCCCATGCTGTCAGGCCGCGGAGCCATCAACGTGCCGG
It includes:
- the LOC127292103 gene encoding dof zinc finger protein DOF5.1 isoform X1 codes for the protein MVFSSVPLYLDPPNWNNQQQQQQHHHQLSHHVQLFPSAGGAGVEVQHQQQQHHQQQQQQQQHAHQQHQLPPPGTLMAPRPDSMGGGAVAVNGGGGGGGSGPTSGGTAPRPGSMTDRARMAKIPQPEPGLKCPRCESTNTKFCYFNNYSLTQPRHFCKTCRRYWTRGGALRSVPVGGGCRRNKRKSSKSSSSAASASGATTGGTSSSTSSTTTGGGNSGAAAIMPPQAGHAQAQMPFFASLHPMGSGGGDHYGTGASRLGFPGLSSLDPVDYQLGGGGAAAAALGMEQWRMPQMQQFPFFGRADGMQQQQQMAGIYPFDAAAAADGFAVTGQMLGGGGSKQVPGSSGLITQLASVKMEDNQPSNHAMASAASAREFLGLPGNLQFWGGGNNGAGGNDSEGSQNGGAIAPGGAGGGSWADLPGFNSSSSGNIM
- the LOC127292103 gene encoding dof zinc finger protein DOF5.1 isoform X2; protein product: MVFSSVPLYLDPPNWNNQQQQQHHHQLSHHVQLFPSAGGAGVEVQHQQQQHHQQQQQQQQHAHQQHQLPPPGTLMAPRPDSMGGGAVAVNGGGGGGGSGPTSGGTAPRPGSMTDRARMAKIPQPEPGLKCPRCESTNTKFCYFNNYSLTQPRHFCKTCRRYWTRGGALRSVPVGGGCRRNKRKSSKSSSSAASASGATTGGTSSSTSSTTTGGGNSGAAAIMPPQAGHAQAQMPFFASLHPMGSGGGDHYGTGASRLGFPGLSSLDPVDYQLGGGGAAAAALGMEQWRMPQMQQFPFFGRADGMQQQQQMAGIYPFDAAAAADGFAVTGQMLGGGGSKQVPGSSGLITQLASVKMEDNQPSNHAMASAASAREFLGLPGNLQFWGGGNNGAGGNDSEGSQNGGAIAPGGAGGGSWADLPGFNSSSSGNIM